Proteins co-encoded in one Rattus rattus isolate New Zealand chromosome 5, Rrattus_CSIRO_v1, whole genome shotgun sequence genomic window:
- the Pard6b gene encoding partitioning defective 6 homolog beta → MNRGHRHGVSSGCLGTMEVKSKFGAEFRRFSLERSKPGKFEEFYGLLQHVHKIPNVDVLVGYADIHGDLLPINNDDNYHKAVSTANPLLRVFIQKKEEADYSAFGTDTLIRKKNVLSNVLRPDNHRKKPHIVISMPQDFRPVSSIIDVDILPETHRRVRLYKYGTEKPLGFYIRDGSSVRVTPHGLEKVPGIFISRLVPGGLAQSTGLLAVNDEVLEVNGIEVSGKSLDQVTDMMIANSRNLIITVRPANQRNNVVRNSRTSGSSGQSTDNSLLGYPQQVGASLEPEDQDSDEDDIIIEGSGEPQQIPKATPEALSLESLTQIELSFESGQNGFSPPQDTSLVAAPSSLDTESKSRAPDQKLLEEDGTIITL, encoded by the exons ATGAACCGTGGCCACCGGCACGGGGTGAGCAGCGGCTGCCTGGGCACCATGGAGGTGAAGAGCAAG TTCGGAGCTGAGTTTCGGCGGTTTTCACTGGAAAGATCCAAGCCCGGGAAGTTTGAGGAGTTTTATGGACTGCTGCAACACGTTCACAAGATCCCCAACGTTGACGTGCTGGTGGGCTACGCAGACATCCACGGGGACCTGCTGCCCATAAACAACGATGATAACTACCACAAGGCCGTTTCCACTGCCAACCCACTGCTCAGGGTCTTTATACAGAAGAAGG AAGAAGCCGACTACAGCGCCTTTGGCACGGACACCCTGATCAGGAAGAAGAACGTGCTGAGCAACGTGCTGCGCCCCGACAACCACAGGAAGAAACCGCACATCGTCATCAGCATGCCGCAGGACTTCCGGCCCGTGTCATCCATCATCGATGTGGACATCCTCCCGGAGACGCACCGCAGGGTCCGTCTGTACAAGTACGGCACAGAGAAGCCCCTGGGCTTCTACATCCGGGACGGCTCCAGCGTCCGTGTGACGCCGCATGGTTTAGAGAAAGTTCCCGGGATCTTCATCTCCAGGCTCGTCCCCGGGGGCCTGGCCCAGAGCACGGGCCTGCTGGCTGTCAATGACGAAGTTCTAGAAGTAAATGGTATAGAAGTGTCAGGCAAGAGCCTGGACCAGGTGACTGACATGATGATAGCCAACAGCCGTAACCTCATCATCACGGTGCGGCCGGCCAACCAGAGGAACAACGTGGTGCGTAACAGTCGGACTTCCGGCAGCTCCGGCCAGTCCACCGACAACAGCCTCCTGGGCTACCCACAGCAGGTGGGGGCCAGCTtggagccagaggaccaggacagcGATGAGGACGACATCATCATTGAAGGCAGTGGTGAGCCGCAACAGATCCCGAAGGCCACCCCGGAGGCCCTGAGCCTGGAGTCCCTGACGCAGATCGAGCTCAGCTTTGAGTCGGGGCAGAACGGGTTCTCCCCTCCCCAGGACACGAGCCTGGTGGCTGCCCCCAGCAGCCTGGACACCGAGTCGAAAAGCCGAGCTCCGGATCAGAAACTCTTAGAGGAAGACGGAACAATCATAACGTTGTGA